The Desulfobulbaceae bacterium genome contains a region encoding:
- the hisI gene encoding phosphoribosyl-AMP cyclohydrolase, whose amino-acid sequence MENDKEVVMEILNFAKGDGLIPAIAQDYETNEVLMLAYVNEEAWQRTIATGKAHYWSRSRNQLWLKGETSGHVQLIKEILVDCDQDTVVYRVEQLGGAACHKGYHSCFFRRLEGESLVIKGTTVFDPAEVYKK is encoded by the coding sequence ATGGAAAATGATAAGGAAGTGGTGATGGAAATTTTGAATTTTGCCAAGGGTGACGGCTTGATCCCAGCCATTGCTCAGGATTATGAGACCAACGAGGTTTTGATGTTGGCTTATGTTAATGAGGAAGCATGGCAGCGCACCATTGCTACTGGCAAGGCCCATTACTGGAGCCGGTCTCGGAATCAGTTGTGGCTGAAGGGTGAGACCTCAGGTCACGTTCAGCTGATTAAAGAAATCCTGGTGGATTGCGATCAGGACACAGTGGTCTATCGCGTGGAACAGTTGGGCGGGGCTGCCTGTCATAAGGGATATCACAGTTGTTTTTTTCGGCGGCTGGAAGGCGAGTCGCTGGTTATTAAGGGTACGACGGTTTTCGATCCGGCGGAGGTATATAAGAAATGA